The proteins below are encoded in one region of Syntrophotalea carbinolica DSM 2380:
- a CDS encoding cation-transporting P-type ATPase, which translates to METLMSGHWHHLPSKEVTTLLGSNESKGLDEFEVGHRQNHFGPNRLTPTKGKNPVLLFLQQFHQPLIYILLGATAVTFLLQEWVDGGVILGVVLVNAVIGFIQEIKALKAIEALALTMEGSATVVRSGKKMQVTAADLIPGDLVLLQSGDKVPADLRLLRSKELQIDESALTGESVPVQKKLQELPVETVLAERCNMAYSSTLVTYGNGAGMVVAIGDSTEIGRINELISKAEELETPLTRRIADFSHILLWVILGLSVLTFLAGMLHGGSLLENFMASVALAVGSIPEGLPAAMTIMLAIGVEKMARRNAIIRKMPAVETLGSTTIICSDKTGTLTQNQMTVQKITVGEHSFQVNGTGYAPEGQILLNGQSFELTAHSQLRDCLLAGLLCNDSRLVPKGEQWHIEGDPTEAALIAAAAKAGLMQDEQERLLPRWDVLPFESQHQYMATLHTCPEDDCQVIYLKGSIESVLDRCHQSCETADGCEFFDKQAVHAQAEKMAAEGLRVLAFARKKVTGEGITSLTHEDVAEGLCFLGLQGMIDPPRAEAITAVDTCQRAGIEIKMITGDHAVTAAAVSRQIGLKGTGSDDHRDYSHTGRELADMSDQEIRQVAQDTVVFARVAPEQKLRLVEALQAEGHVVAMTGDGVNDAPALKKADIGVAMGNSGTEVAKEAADMLLTDDNFATIEAAVEEGRAVFDNLIKFITWTLPTNAGEGLVILVAILFGLALPITPVQILWINMTTALLLGLMLAFESKEPGIMDRPPREPDTPVLTQVLIVRISLVSLLLLIFSFSLFEWAELSGNSLANARTMAVNVFVFGEMFYLLNCRSLTHSMFRLGVFSNRWLIFGIITMTVLQIILTYVPVMNTLFGTAPISLLQWLTIIAGGLVIYVVVGLEKTWRRKRKRNP; encoded by the coding sequence ATGGAAACTTTAATGTCCGGACACTGGCACCACCTGCCTTCCAAAGAGGTCACCACCCTTTTAGGGTCCAACGAAAGCAAGGGGCTCGATGAATTTGAGGTCGGTCACCGGCAAAACCATTTCGGCCCCAATCGGCTGACCCCCACCAAGGGCAAAAACCCTGTCCTGCTCTTTCTGCAACAGTTTCACCAGCCTCTCATCTATATCCTTTTGGGGGCGACCGCGGTCACCTTTTTGCTTCAGGAATGGGTCGATGGAGGCGTCATCCTGGGGGTGGTCCTGGTTAATGCCGTCATCGGTTTTATTCAGGAGATCAAAGCGCTAAAGGCCATCGAAGCGCTGGCTTTAACGATGGAGGGTAGTGCTACCGTGGTTCGGTCCGGGAAAAAGATGCAGGTGACCGCAGCAGACCTCATTCCCGGCGATCTGGTCCTGTTGCAGTCGGGTGATAAAGTCCCCGCCGACCTGAGACTGCTACGATCAAAGGAATTGCAGATCGACGAATCGGCCTTGACGGGCGAGTCCGTTCCCGTACAAAAAAAACTGCAGGAATTGCCGGTCGAAACAGTCCTGGCCGAACGTTGCAATATGGCTTATTCCTCCACCCTCGTCACATACGGAAATGGCGCCGGCATGGTCGTGGCCATCGGCGACAGCACCGAAATAGGTCGCATCAACGAACTCATCTCCAAAGCCGAAGAACTGGAAACACCGCTGACCCGCAGGATTGCCGATTTCAGCCATATCCTGCTGTGGGTCATTCTGGGATTATCCGTACTGACTTTCCTGGCGGGTATGCTCCATGGCGGCTCGTTACTCGAAAACTTCATGGCCTCTGTCGCCCTGGCGGTCGGTTCTATTCCCGAAGGCCTGCCCGCAGCCATGACCATCATGTTGGCCATCGGCGTGGAAAAGATGGCCCGCCGGAACGCCATCATTCGCAAGATGCCTGCCGTTGAAACCCTCGGCAGCACCACCATCATCTGCTCCGACAAGACAGGCACCCTCACCCAGAATCAAATGACGGTGCAGAAGATAACCGTTGGCGAGCACAGTTTCCAGGTCAACGGCACCGGCTACGCACCCGAAGGGCAGATTCTTCTGAACGGGCAATCGTTCGAGCTGACCGCCCACTCTCAACTCCGCGATTGCCTGCTTGCCGGCCTGCTGTGCAACGACTCCCGCCTGGTACCTAAAGGCGAGCAATGGCATATAGAGGGCGACCCTACCGAGGCGGCGCTCATTGCCGCTGCTGCCAAGGCCGGTCTTATGCAGGACGAACAAGAGCGGCTACTTCCTCGCTGGGATGTCCTGCCCTTCGAGTCGCAGCACCAGTACATGGCCACCCTGCACACTTGTCCGGAAGACGATTGCCAAGTGATTTATCTCAAGGGTTCGATCGAGAGCGTCCTCGACCGCTGCCACCAGAGTTGCGAAACTGCTGACGGTTGCGAGTTCTTCGACAAGCAAGCCGTTCATGCCCAGGCGGAGAAAATGGCTGCTGAAGGGTTGCGGGTTCTGGCTTTCGCCCGCAAGAAAGTTACCGGAGAGGGAATAACCTCGCTGACCCATGAGGATGTCGCCGAAGGGTTGTGCTTTCTCGGTCTGCAAGGCATGATCGACCCGCCCCGGGCCGAGGCGATAACTGCCGTTGACACCTGCCAGCGGGCTGGTATCGAGATCAAGATGATCACCGGCGATCATGCAGTCACCGCTGCGGCCGTGTCACGACAGATCGGTTTAAAGGGGACCGGCAGCGACGATCATCGAGACTATTCCCACACCGGTCGCGAGCTGGCCGATATGAGCGATCAGGAGATCAGACAGGTAGCCCAGGACACCGTGGTCTTTGCCCGGGTAGCCCCTGAACAGAAGCTTCGGTTGGTCGAGGCCCTGCAGGCGGAGGGGCACGTCGTGGCCATGACCGGCGACGGTGTCAACGACGCCCCGGCCCTCAAGAAAGCCGACATCGGTGTCGCCATGGGCAACAGTGGGACCGAGGTTGCCAAGGAGGCGGCCGATATGCTCCTGACCGACGACAACTTCGCCACAATCGAAGCCGCCGTCGAGGAAGGCCGGGCGGTGTTCGACAACCTCATCAAATTCATCACCTGGACCCTGCCAACCAACGCGGGGGAAGGACTGGTCATCCTGGTCGCTATCCTATTTGGTCTGGCGCTTCCAATCACGCCGGTGCAGATCCTGTGGATCAACATGACCACAGCGTTGCTCCTCGGACTGATGCTGGCCTTCGAAAGCAAGGAGCCTGGCATCATGGACCGACCGCCGCGTGAGCCGGACACGCCGGTACTTACGCAGGTGCTCATTGTACGCATCAGCTTGGTTAGCCTCCTGCTGCTGATCTTCTCCTTCAGCCTCTTCGAATGGGCCGAACTGAGCGGCAACAGCCTGGCCAATGCCCGCACCATGGCGGTCAATGTTTTCGTTTTCGGTGAGATGTTTTATCTACTCAATTGCCGTTCACTAACGCACTCCATGTTTCGCCTAGGAGTCTTTTCAAATCGCTGGCTCATATTCGGCATAATAACCATGACCGTCTTGCAGATCATTTTGACATATGTACCGGTCATGAATACCCTGTTCGGCACTGCACCGATCAGCCTGCTGCAGTGGCTCACGATCATCGCCGGCGGGCTTGTGATCTATGTTGTCGTTGGCCTGGAAAAAACCTGGCGGCGCAAGCGAAAAAGAAATCCTTGA
- a CDS encoding methyl-accepting chemotaxis protein — protein sequence MAWKHIRLNGKFALGFGVILLLLTVIAGWSIIGTGTIVSDAEEVIAGNALQADMIQREVDHLNWAQQVNALLTDENVTHLTVETDPHKCAFGQWYYGEGRKHAEELVPALKSVLARIEQPHSKLHQSALKIAEVYHQADLSLPTFLAEKETDHLAWANQIMAVFADNRSSLDVETDPHQCSLGRFLDSPRARQAAASDPELARLLKAIEEPHMQLHQSAMTIAKQLKDRPAAYATFRDKTLPALSATQAVLKNLKQRADEMVAGMKNANALYASQTLPNLRQVQQLLRETTETSSKYIMSDEQMLEAANATKTGILTMGLIALPLGIFFAFIISRGIILPLKKTSYMIQEMEKGHIDMRLNLDRKDEIGQMAQTMDAFADSLEAEMIGSLQKLANGDLTFRVQPRDERDAVRGSLQKLQQDLSHLIIEIQTAGAQIASGSVQVADASQSLSQGATESAASVEQISASMIEMASQTKLNAENAEQANQLVNQSRSSAEQGNQRMQEMVAAMEEINNSSQDISKIIKVIDEIAFQTNLLALNAAVEAARAGQHGKGFAVVAEEVRNLAARSAQAAKETAVLIEGSVRKVEDGSHIAAETESALKEIVEGVVKATGLVSEIAAASGEQSHGIDQVNQGLGQIDQVTQQNTANAEESAAAAEELSSQAEQLRRMLARFKINEHTRDIAQSGQQESKAKPFIPTQKTADFKQALQPALPANSARQDPLAAQNQAPSEVIALDDGEFGKY from the coding sequence ATGGCCTGGAAGCACATCCGACTAAACGGTAAATTTGCCTTAGGGTTCGGTGTCATCCTGCTCCTGTTAACCGTTATTGCGGGATGGTCCATTATCGGAACGGGTACCATCGTATCCGATGCCGAAGAAGTCATTGCCGGTAACGCGCTGCAAGCGGACATGATTCAGCGGGAAGTCGATCATCTGAACTGGGCACAACAAGTCAATGCCCTGCTCACCGATGAGAATGTCACCCACCTGACCGTGGAAACCGATCCGCACAAATGCGCTTTCGGTCAATGGTATTACGGTGAGGGGCGTAAGCATGCCGAGGAACTGGTTCCCGCACTTAAAAGTGTCCTGGCGCGCATTGAACAACCCCACAGCAAACTTCACCAATCCGCCCTGAAGATTGCCGAGGTCTACCACCAGGCCGATCTATCCCTTCCGACGTTTCTGGCCGAAAAGGAAACGGATCATCTGGCCTGGGCCAATCAGATCATGGCTGTTTTTGCCGACAATCGCTCCAGCCTGGACGTTGAGACAGACCCTCATCAATGCAGCCTTGGAAGATTTCTCGACAGCCCCAGGGCCCGGCAGGCGGCGGCTTCCGACCCGGAGTTAGCCCGTTTACTGAAGGCCATTGAAGAACCCCACATGCAACTTCACCAATCGGCCATGACCATTGCCAAACAACTCAAGGACAGGCCTGCGGCCTATGCAACCTTCCGCGACAAGACCCTGCCTGCTCTATCGGCCACTCAAGCCGTCCTCAAAAATTTGAAACAAAGAGCCGATGAAATGGTAGCCGGCATGAAAAACGCCAATGCCCTTTACGCTTCGCAAACACTCCCCAATTTGAGACAGGTCCAACAGCTATTGCGTGAAACCACCGAAACCAGCAGCAAATACATCATGAGCGATGAGCAGATGCTCGAAGCTGCCAACGCGACCAAAACCGGTATCCTCACCATGGGCCTGATAGCTTTGCCGTTGGGGATATTTTTTGCCTTCATTATTTCCAGAGGCATTATTCTCCCCTTGAAAAAGACCTCTTATATGATCCAGGAGATGGAAAAAGGTCATATCGATATGCGACTTAACCTGGATCGCAAAGATGAAATAGGACAAATGGCCCAAACGATGGATGCGTTTGCCGATAGTCTGGAAGCGGAAATGATCGGTTCTCTGCAGAAACTCGCGAACGGGGATCTGACCTTCAGGGTACAGCCAAGAGATGAAAGAGATGCGGTGCGAGGGAGTTTGCAGAAACTGCAACAGGATCTAAGTCACCTGATCATCGAAATTCAAACCGCCGGAGCACAGATCGCCAGCGGCTCCGTGCAGGTCGCGGACGCCAGTCAGAGCCTCTCCCAGGGCGCGACCGAGTCGGCAGCTTCCGTGGAGCAGATTTCCGCCTCGATGATCGAGATGGCCTCCCAGACCAAACTCAATGCGGAAAATGCCGAACAGGCCAATCAGCTTGTGAACCAATCGCGGTCCTCCGCGGAACAAGGCAACCAACGCATGCAGGAGATGGTTGCCGCCATGGAGGAAATCAACAATTCCAGCCAGGATATTTCCAAAATCATTAAAGTCATCGACGAAATCGCTTTCCAGACCAACCTGTTGGCCCTCAATGCCGCGGTCGAGGCCGCCCGCGCCGGCCAGCACGGCAAAGGTTTTGCGGTCGTAGCCGAAGAGGTTCGCAACCTGGCGGCGCGCAGCGCTCAGGCTGCCAAGGAAACAGCCGTATTGATCGAGGGATCGGTCCGCAAGGTCGAAGACGGTTCGCACATTGCCGCCGAAACCGAATCGGCCCTCAAGGAAATCGTCGAAGGCGTCGTCAAGGCAACCGGACTGGTCAGCGAAATCGCAGCTGCCAGCGGTGAACAGTCCCATGGTATCGACCAGGTCAACCAGGGACTCGGACAGATCGACCAGGTCACCCAGCAGAATACCGCCAATGCCGAAGAAAGCGCTGCAGCCGCTGAAGAGTTGTCCAGCCAGGCCGAACAGCTCAGACGTATGCTGGCCCGCTTCAAAATCAACGAACATACCAGGGACATCGCCCAGTCCGGCCAGCAAGAGTCAAAAGCCAAGCCTTTCATCCCGACTCAAAAAACAGCCGATTTCAAACAAGCGTTGCAGCCTGCGTTGCCTGCGAACAGTGCCAGACAGGATCCCCTCGCAGCCCAAAACCAGGCCCCTTCCGAAGTCATAGCTCTTGACGACGGCGAGTTCGGCAAATACTGA
- a CDS encoding YhdH/YhfP family quinone oxidoreductase encodes MSDKNYKALVVEETDGRYFRSIQSRNIDNLPAGELLVRVAYSSLNYKDALSATGHKGVTKNYPHTPGIDAAGIVEESRSPAFAPGDPVIVTGYDLGMNTAGGFGEYIRVPAAWALKPPDGLSLREAMLFGTAGFTAGISVWKLSEHIRPDDGEVLVSGATGGVGSMSVAILAKLGYRVAALTGKAEEKAFLERLGACRIVSRQQFQEHSGRPLLPVQWAGCIDTVGGAVLENLVKTTAPLGVVTCCGNVASADLALTVYPFILRGVSLVGIDSQNYPMVQRIGLWQKLADAWKPAALDGMYTEKTLDDLDECIDRMLAGKLKGRILVNMQQ; translated from the coding sequence ATGAGCGACAAAAATTATAAAGCTTTGGTTGTTGAAGAAACCGATGGTCGTTATTTTCGCAGCATTCAGTCGCGAAATATCGATAATTTGCCGGCAGGAGAGCTGTTGGTACGGGTGGCTTATTCCTCACTAAATTACAAAGATGCCCTATCTGCGACAGGCCATAAAGGCGTCACAAAAAACTACCCCCATACGCCGGGGATCGATGCCGCAGGGATTGTCGAGGAGTCTCGAAGTCCGGCCTTTGCACCCGGGGATCCTGTTATTGTTACCGGATACGATCTGGGTATGAATACGGCGGGTGGTTTTGGTGAGTACATTCGCGTTCCGGCAGCCTGGGCGTTGAAACCGCCGGATGGTTTGAGCCTGCGAGAGGCCATGCTTTTCGGTACGGCCGGATTCACGGCGGGTATCAGCGTATGGAAACTTTCGGAACATATTCGGCCTGATGACGGCGAAGTATTGGTGTCCGGTGCCACGGGCGGTGTCGGTTCCATGAGTGTTGCGATCTTGGCAAAACTCGGCTACCGGGTGGCGGCACTGACCGGCAAGGCAGAAGAAAAGGCTTTTTTAGAGAGACTGGGGGCCTGCCGGATCGTGTCTCGCCAGCAATTTCAGGAACACAGCGGTCGTCCTTTGTTGCCCGTGCAATGGGCCGGGTGTATCGATACGGTAGGCGGCGCGGTGCTGGAGAACCTTGTCAAGACGACAGCTCCGCTGGGTGTGGTGACCTGTTGTGGCAACGTCGCTTCGGCCGACCTGGCGTTGACCGTTTATCCTTTTATCTTGCGGGGGGTGTCGCTTGTAGGGATCGATTCGCAGAACTATCCGATGGTGCAGAGGATCGGGCTGTGGCAAAAACTGGCCGATGCCTGGAAACCGGCGGCCTTGGACGGTATGTACACCGAAAAGACCCTGGACGATCTTGATGAATGTATCGATCGGATGCTCGCCGGGAAACTGAAGGGGCGGATACTGGTCAATATGCAACAGTGA
- a CDS encoding macro domain-containing protein, with product MTEIFGDLWSWHGRAIIAITTGGQVSSKGHCSMPRGCARQTKERYPEISAVLGEMIRSHGNQVFDLGHGIVSFPVENSPFEVPDLRLIERSCVQLKDLTDRNAWPLVILPRPGCGGGGLSWKEVRPVLEKHLDDRFRIITLPECR from the coding sequence ATGACGGAAATTTTTGGCGACCTGTGGTCCTGGCACGGGCGAGCCATTATTGCCATCACCACCGGCGGGCAGGTCAGTTCCAAAGGTCACTGCTCGATGCCGCGAGGTTGTGCCCGCCAGACCAAAGAGCGTTACCCGGAAATCTCGGCCGTTTTGGGTGAGATGATTCGCAGCCATGGTAACCAGGTCTTCGACCTGGGCCATGGCATCGTATCCTTCCCCGTCGAAAATTCGCCTTTTGAAGTCCCGGATCTGCGTCTTATCGAACGATCCTGCGTGCAACTGAAAGACCTCACCGATCGCAACGCCTGGCCGCTGGTGATCCTGCCCCGGCCAGGTTGCGGAGGAGGAGGCCTTTCATGGAAAGAGGTGCGCCCGGTGCTGGAAAAACACTTGGACGATCGGTTTCGTATTATCACCCTGCCCGAGTGTCGCTAA
- a CDS encoding FAD-binding oxidoreductase: protein MPLKIATLDDAWTTISEPLIREFAGGLRGDIVAAGEPEYEAVRKIWNGLIDRRPALIVRCADEADVIATVKFVRAHNLRVSVRAGGHNVAGKSLCEGGLVIDLGRMNGVKINHALPSVHVQAGARLGDVDEVTRPYGFAVPVGVVSRTGIAGLTLHGGMGWLLRREGLTIDNILRIEVITAEGEKVVASSDENADLFWALRGGGGNFGVVTAFEYRLRPVPPQVWFAAVLYPFAEAQKAIGFWREFMAGAPPELSSFCVLRSRSLSSVEGKGERLPVVAFLACYTGPFERGEEILRPLREWSTPIADFSGPMDFHLGVQRMFDKDYPAGRCYYWDSMFFNDLESETIDRIVEHAGRSVSPLSSVNIWALGGAMNRVDACDTPFDKRDCRFMVAVEANWEDREDADANIGWVADFVDALRPMSRAGVYLNFPGAAGRQEQLVKGCYDKNFARLRKIKRFCDPDNVWRGSFNIKP from the coding sequence ATGCCTTTAAAAATTGCCACGTTGGATGATGCCTGGACGACCATTTCCGAACCACTTATCCGAGAGTTCGCCGGAGGGTTGCGGGGGGATATCGTCGCTGCCGGTGAACCGGAATATGAAGCCGTTCGCAAAATCTGGAATGGTCTGATCGATCGCCGGCCGGCACTGATCGTGCGGTGCGCCGATGAGGCGGATGTCATAGCCACGGTGAAATTCGTGCGCGCCCATAATCTGCGTGTTTCAGTGCGGGCCGGGGGGCATAATGTTGCCGGCAAGTCTCTTTGCGAAGGCGGCCTGGTCATCGATCTCGGCCGCATGAACGGCGTGAAGATCAACCATGCTCTTCCTTCGGTCCATGTTCAGGCCGGAGCCCGACTGGGGGATGTCGACGAGGTCACCCGGCCATACGGGTTTGCCGTGCCCGTCGGCGTGGTCAGCAGGACCGGGATCGCCGGATTGACTCTCCATGGCGGCATGGGGTGGCTGTTACGGAGGGAAGGGCTGACCATCGATAATATTCTGCGTATCGAGGTGATAACCGCCGAAGGGGAGAAGGTTGTTGCCAGCTCCGATGAAAATGCCGATCTGTTCTGGGCTCTGCGCGGTGGCGGCGGAAATTTCGGGGTCGTAACAGCCTTTGAATACCGTCTGCGACCCGTGCCGCCCCAGGTGTGGTTCGCCGCCGTCCTGTATCCTTTTGCCGAAGCCCAAAAGGCCATCGGCTTCTGGCGGGAATTCATGGCTGGAGCACCGCCCGAATTAAGCAGTTTTTGCGTATTGCGCAGTCGATCGTTGTCGTCGGTTGAAGGGAAGGGAGAACGCTTGCCCGTGGTAGCTTTTTTGGCGTGCTATACTGGGCCTTTTGAAAGAGGGGAAGAGATCCTTCGCCCTTTGCGGGAGTGGTCGACGCCGATAGCCGATTTCTCCGGCCCTATGGATTTTCATCTCGGCGTGCAACGCATGTTCGATAAGGATTATCCGGCGGGGCGCTGTTACTATTGGGATTCCATGTTTTTCAACGATCTCGAATCCGAGACCATCGACCGGATCGTCGAGCATGCCGGAAGAAGTGTTTCGCCCCTGTCTTCGGTGAATATCTGGGCCCTGGGCGGTGCCATGAACCGGGTCGATGCCTGTGATACGCCTTTCGATAAGCGTGACTGCAGGTTTATGGTGGCGGTGGAGGCCAATTGGGAAGATCGGGAGGACGCTGATGCGAATATCGGCTGGGTGGCCGATTTCGTCGATGCTTTGCGACCAATGTCACGGGCTGGAGTCTATCTCAATTTTCCCGGTGCCGCAGGAAGGCAGGAGCAGCTGGTGAAGGGATGCTACGATAAAAACTTTGCCCGATTGCGCAAGATCAAGCGGTTTTGCGATCCCGATAACGTCTGGCGGGGAAGTTTCAATATTAAACCGTGA
- the ettA gene encoding energy-dependent translational throttle protein EttA gives MSDDGRKVIYSMIRVSKHHNKKPILKDISLSYFYGAKIGVLGLNGAGKSSLLRILAGVDKNFEGETILSPGFTVGFLEQEPQLEAGKTVRQIVEEGVQETVDLVNEFNDINMKFAEPMSDDEMNDLIARQGEVQEKLDHLDAWDLDSRLEQAMDALRCPPGDTLVDVLSGGERRRVALCRLLLKKPDILLLDEPTNHLDAETVAWLEQHLQRYAGTVIAVTHDRYFLDNVAGWILELDRGHGIPWKGNYSSWLEQKQERLRQEEKQESARQKTLQRELEWIRMSPKGRHAKGQARINSYEQLLGQQNQEKQRDMELFIPPGPRLGDIVIEADKVNKGYGDRLLVEEMSFHLPPGGIVGIIGPNGAGKTTLFRMITGQEQPDSGSIRLGDTVKLAYVDQSRDALDAEKSIWEEIADGQEIIELGDRTMNSRAYVSRFNFNGDQQQKKVGVLSGGERNRVHLAKMLRSESNVLLLDEPTNDLDVNTMRALEEALENYAGCAVVISHDRWFLDRIATHILAFEGDSQTVWFEGNWSEYEEDRRKRLGAAADQPHRIKYRPLTRA, from the coding sequence ATGAGCGACGACGGCCGCAAGGTCATCTATTCGATGATCAGGGTCAGTAAGCACCACAACAAAAAACCGATTCTCAAGGATATTTCGCTATCCTATTTCTACGGCGCCAAGATCGGCGTACTGGGCCTGAACGGCGCGGGCAAAAGTTCGCTGCTGCGCATACTGGCCGGCGTGGATAAGAATTTCGAGGGCGAAACCATCCTGTCTCCCGGCTTCACCGTCGGGTTTCTCGAGCAGGAACCGCAACTCGAAGCCGGCAAAACCGTGCGCCAGATCGTTGAAGAAGGCGTGCAGGAAACCGTCGATCTGGTTAACGAGTTCAACGATATCAACATGAAATTCGCCGAGCCGATGTCCGATGACGAGATGAACGATCTCATCGCGCGGCAGGGCGAAGTGCAGGAAAAACTCGACCACCTCGACGCATGGGATCTGGACAGCCGCCTGGAGCAAGCCATGGATGCGCTGCGCTGTCCGCCCGGCGACACCTTGGTCGACGTGCTGTCCGGTGGCGAACGCCGTAGGGTGGCCCTATGCCGTCTGCTGCTGAAAAAACCGGATATCCTGTTGCTTGACGAACCGACCAACCACCTCGATGCCGAGACCGTGGCCTGGTTGGAGCAGCATCTGCAACGCTACGCCGGCACCGTCATCGCCGTAACTCATGACCGTTACTTTCTGGATAACGTGGCCGGCTGGATCCTGGAACTGGATCGCGGACACGGCATCCCCTGGAAGGGCAATTATTCCTCGTGGCTGGAACAGAAGCAGGAACGCCTGCGTCAGGAGGAAAAACAGGAAAGCGCCCGCCAGAAGACCCTGCAGCGGGAACTCGAATGGATCCGTATGTCGCCCAAGGGACGTCATGCCAAGGGGCAGGCGCGCATCAATTCTTACGAGCAGCTACTCGGCCAACAGAACCAGGAAAAACAGCGGGACATGGAACTCTTTATTCCACCTGGACCGCGACTGGGCGATATTGTTATCGAGGCGGACAAGGTCAATAAAGGTTACGGCGACCGCCTGCTGGTAGAAGAAATGAGCTTCCATCTGCCGCCGGGCGGCATTGTCGGCATTATCGGCCCCAACGGCGCCGGTAAAACCACCCTGTTCCGCATGATCACGGGCCAGGAGCAGCCGGACAGCGGATCTATCCGCCTGGGCGACACCGTCAAACTGGCCTATGTCGATCAGAGCCGCGATGCCCTCGATGCGGAAAAATCGATTTGGGAAGAGATTGCCGACGGGCAGGAGATCATTGAGCTGGGCGACCGCACCATGAACAGCCGTGCCTATGTGTCGCGGTTCAACTTCAACGGCGATCAGCAGCAGAAAAAAGTCGGCGTACTCTCCGGCGGTGAACGCAACCGCGTGCACCTGGCCAAAATGCTGCGCAGCGAATCCAACGTGCTGCTGCTTGACGAACCGACCAACGATCTGGACGTCAACACCATGCGTGCCCTGGAAGAAGCGTTGGAGAACTACGCCGGTTGTGCGGTAGTTATCAGCCATGACCGCTGGTTCCTCGACCGCATCGCCACCCATATCCTGGCCTTTGAGGGCGACAGCCAGACAGTCTGGTTCGAGGGCAACTGGTCCGAATACGAAGAAGACCGCCGCAAACGCCTCGGCGCTGCGGCCGACCAGCCCCACCGCATCAAATACCGTCCCCTCACCCGCGCTTAA
- a CDS encoding entericidin A/B family lipoprotein has translation MKKLTILLLLVMALSACNTLSGMGKDIEQAGEAIQRKAN, from the coding sequence ATGAAAAAACTGACAATTTTACTTTTACTGGTCATGGCACTGAGTGCCTGCAACACCCTCTCGGGCATGGGCAAGGATATCGAACAAGCCGGTGAGGCCATTCAGAGAAAAGCCAATTGA